DNA sequence from the Thermococcus gammatolerans EJ3 genome:
ATGTTCATTACATTCTCATCCTTTAGGATCGTGTTTATAAACTCCCTTCCCGTGGCGTTGAGAATTTCCTCGAAGGTGACGTTGGTCTTGAAGTAGTAACCCCCTTCAACCCTCTTCATCTCCACGTTCTTCTTTGATAAAAGCTTCTCGATAAAGTCGACGTTCAAACTGCCGTTGGCAAACTCCGTGAGCTCGTTGTCAAGGGGCATGGAATACCACTTGCCCTCGACGTTGAAGTAAACGTTCGAGCCGTTAGTGAAGTAGGGCCAGCTTATCTTGGTCTCTATCCCGAGGTATTTAACACGGACGTCGATGTGACCCTTTTCTAGGTTTCTCCTGTTGTCAAAGGCGCCCGTTACATGGATGTATTCCTCTATTGTTATCGTCCTGTTGAGTTCATCGGAAACTGCCCTGAGGACAACACTGGCGTTTGTCGTGTACTCACCGCGCTCGATGCTGTTTATTGCGTTGAGAACCTTCTCTTTTGTCAGGCCTACACTGTCGCCGATGCAACCCGCTGCCATAACCACCCCGAGGATCAACAACACCGCGAGGAGTCTTCTCATCTTTACCACATCCGTGCAGTTTACACAACTAAAAACGCACTAGCCTTTAAATATGTTTTGTATTCAAATTTTGCATACTACTGTAAATAGTGTGCAAAAAGTGGAAAGTTCACCACGGTTCATTACCGTGCTTCTCGACTTCACCGGCCATGCTCCTGAGGTAGTTCTTCAGTGCGGATTTCCACCAGATTATGCCTTTAATCCAGCAACGAGTTTTCTGTACCCTGTACTTTATGTGCACGTCGATGTAATCGACACAAACGGAGGAGTTGCGGGGGTCGTAGTTGAGGGAGTGAGAGGTTTCGTACGAGACCTCCCTTAGTTCGTCATTCACATAAACTGCAACAACCCGGTAGTACGTGTTAACAAACTCGCCCCTATCTTCCCATTCGAGGATCAGGGTTGATCTATTCCCATTTCTTGTGAGGTTCACTGTGGTGGCGTGTTTCCTCATGTCGTTAACGAAGGTATATGGATCGTTGAGCCTCCTTAGGATATCGGGGGTTAGCTCGAAGGACCTAACGAAGACGTCCTCACCCCAATCCCGGCTTTCGTAGTACGCGCCGAACTGGCCGGGACATATCACTCCATAGCCTTTTGAGTGAAACGACATAAACCCCGTATCGTACTTCGTGTATTTGTATGAGTAGCCGGTATCGTCGATCCCGTCCGGATAAATTAAGAGCAAGAGAAAAGAGAAAACAATGAAGAGGATCCCAAACTTGCGGAGAAAACCCATCATGTCCTCATCGCCTCAAGCTTTTGGAGGAATATCTTCAGATCGGTCTTAAAGGGCTCGTCCGCCCTTGCGATCTCATCCTCGAGGCGTTTTCTGAGGCTTTCAGCATCCCCGGATTCATTTAAGAGGCCGAGCACGAGCTCCCTCAATCTATCATAGTACTCGACGTAAGGCCGGGCCTCAAAGAGGGCCTCCTCGACGGTGTTCTTTAGTTCCTTCAAGCTCACCACCTCCACATACCCTTGAGCGCGTAGTACCACCTCTTCTGTTCGTCTTCGGCACGGCCTAGCATTAGGAAGTACCTAAGGATCGCCAAGTTGAGGAGTAGCAGGAATATAAGGAGTATGTTGTAGGCGGGAACCGCCGAGCTCATGAACGCGAAGTAGTCCCAGAGGAAGTGGAGGAACATCGCAGTGAGGAGGAAGCTCCCAACCGAATCTGCTTTCCCCTCCGACACGAGGCCGTAACCAACTCCAACTATCGCACTCCATGTGCCGTGAGCGAGGGGAGTGAGGAACGCCCTGAAAATGGTCGTGGGAAGGCCGTAGCCCAGACCGTATAGAAAGTTCTCGGTTGCGGCGAAGCCGAGCCCAGCGGCCACCCCGTAGACGAGGCCGTCCATTATACCGTCCATCTGACCTGCCCTAAAGGGGTACAGTATGGCGAGGGCCTTTGAAGGCTCCTCAACTACCCCTGCGACGAGGGCCATATAAAAGGCACTCGCGGGGAGAATGTAGTTGGCGTAGCCCCAACGCGGGGTTAGAAGGGCCTCCACCACAAAGGCCACGACCACCGATAGGGTCGCCCCCAGAAGGAACGTCATCAAGACGTACCTCTTTGGCTCGGGCTCCAGTTTGTCCTCATGATAGAAGTACCACAGGAGTATCAAGGCCGGTACGTACGCGAAGAACACTATCGACGCTACAACGTTCATGCCACCACCCTCAACAGTTGGGAATTCAATCTTTTTAATGTTTTCACGGTTTCTAGTGATTACTACGACCAGACGTTAGCACCTGCACAAAAAATATATCAACTCTGGGGCTCAATTTTCTTATCAGGTGGTGGTATGGACAGAAAGATCACGATCATCGTGGTGTTACTGTTCATTTCCGTTGCTCTCGTTGGGGCTTTCTGGGGAGACATCCTTGAAAGGGCAAATCCCTCTCCCCCAAGGCTCTTGTACGTTGAACTAAGCGAGGGCATAACCCCCGGCCCCGAGGATGACGGAACGTACTACGTTCAGGGCAACCTCCTTTCAAACTGTACCGTTGCCTTCACTTACCTCATGCCAGAGCCTGGTAGAGTGGAGGTTTATGAGCTCGACGCGGCAACGTACAAGGCCCTTACCGGGAACGGCACCGGGAAAACCTGCTCGGATGAACTCATAGAAGGGACGCTGAAAGTCCAGTTTGACCAGAAACTTGAGTCCTTATCCATTCAGGTGTGGAACGGCAAACTCTCCGAGGACGGGGCCAACGTCTACTTCAGACTCCTCGGAACGTGGCAGTTCTTCGACAATCTGTCGGCCGTTTACGTTGCACCATCCCCCGAGAAGGACTACAAGCTGGTAACGATTCAAGAGCTCAAGGAAATGATCAAGGAAAACGGGGTGCACCCGCTTGGATGAGCGCAACCCTTAAAAACCAACCCTCGAAACCCGACCGACTAGGCGGGTTCGCCCGCGGGATGTTCCGCTCTGCGGAGAACCACAAACAAGGAAGGAGGGTGCAAGATGGGAATGTACAAGTACATAAGGGAAGCCTGGAAGAGCCCCAAGAAGAGCTACGTCGGGGAGCTCCTCAAGAAGAGGATGATAAAGTGGCGCCGTGAGCCCGTTGTCGTGAGGATTGAGAGGCCGACGAGGCTTGACCGCGCTCGTTCGCTCGGCTACCAAGCCAAGCAGGGCTACGTCGTCGTTCGCGTTCGCGTCAGGCGCGGAGGAAGGAAGAGACCCAGGTGGAAGGGAGGAAGGAAGCCGAGCAAGATGGGTATGGTCAAGTACTCGCCAAAGAAGAGCCTTCAATGGATAGCCGAGGAGAAGGCAGCTAGAAAGTTCCCGAACCTTGAGGTTCTCAACTCCTACTGGGTCGGCGAGGACGGGATGTACAAGTGGTTTGAGGTCATAATGGTCGACCCGCACCACCCGGTCATAAAGAGCGACCCGAAGATAGCCTGGATCACAGGTAAGGCCCACAAGGGTAGAGTATTTAGAGGTCTCACCAGCGCCGGCAAGAAGGGTCGCGGCCTGAGGAACAAGGGTAAAGGAGCGGAGAAGGTCAGGCCCAGCGTTAGAGCTAATAAGGGCAAGACCAAGTGATTTTTCTCTCCCCTTTTAAATTAGGTTCACCGCCAAGAGAAGGACGGAGCCAGCCAGAATGAGCGCTTCTTCGAGCCCGAACTTTCCCCTGTAGGGGAGTCTAAGATCCCCCTGGTAACCCCTTGCCTCGATTGCTTCTCCCAACTCGGTTCCAAGGAGAACCGTACCTATGAGCAGGGGAACGATACGAGCTTTAAGGGATGTGAAACTTCCTTTTACTCCCCGCGATGCCTGCGCTTCCGATATTTCACGATAGAGCCTCTCAAGGTTCTGGAGACCGTTGACGACCAGACCCGCCGAGAGAGCAACGTCAGACGGCAGCCTGAGATTCAACAGGGCGCCGGTAAGCTCTCCTGCATCCATCGTCTCGGAGAAGAGGAGGCCCAGTTCCATGAGGGCAAGAAGGCGGAGAAAGTAATCAACGCCTCCCAGGAGACCCACGAGCGAGAACGTGAGAAAACCCGGCGTGAAGGCCTTCCGTTGCATTAGGGGGATGGTCAGGATGAATGCCATGAAAAGGGCTAATCCCCTCGAAGCGTGGAGCAGGGAGATTCCCACAATGAGGGTTGCGATGATCTTGACGCGGGCGTCGAGTTCATCAATGTCCCTCAATGAGACTCCTCCTCATGAGCTCTATCCAACGGGTCTCCCTTAGACCGTATTCCCACAGGTTCAAGTTCAGTAGCCCCTCCGGTTTGCCTTCAAAGGCAATCCTGCCGTTGAACAGTACCACAACCCTGTCTGAAACTTCGAGGGCCAGCTCGACGTCGTGAGTTATCAGGAGAACGCCCTTTCCCTCTGCGCGAAGTCTTTTGACCAGCTCAACGACGGCCTTAAAACCTCTACCGTCGAGGTCGCTCGTCGGCTCATCAAGGATTACGTAGTCGGTGCCCATAGCTAAAACACACGCGATGGCGAGCTTCCTCATTTCACCACCGCTCAGGCTCAGCGGTTTTCTGTTCTCGTAGCCTTTGAGGCCAACCAGTGAGAGAGCCCATTCAACCCGTTCTTTTACCTCATTTTCGTCCATCCCAAGACTTCCAGGGCCGAAGGCAACTTCATCGAAGACTCTGCCGGTGAAGAACATCCTCTCAAGCCTCTGAAAGACGTAGCCGACTTTTCTGCTCAGCTCCGCGACGCTTGACTTCCTCGTGTCGATTCCATCGACGAGAACCCTACCCTTCGTGGGCTTCAGGAGGCCGTTGAGGTGCTTGGCCAAGGTTGTCTTGCCGGCGCCGTTGGGGCCGAGCAATGCTAAAACCTCTCCCCTGTCGAGGCTCATGTTGACGCCCCTCAAGACTTCTTTACCGTTCCTCGAGTGGTGGATGCTCTCAACAAGTATCATAGCTCACCCCCTCAATGACTGCCTTTGCAACGCGCAGGAGGCTCACTCTTTTACCGAGTTCCAGTGAGAGTGACGTCCCCCCTCTTGGGACGGGGTTATTGACGTTGACACCAACTCCCACGACCGCAAACCTGGCCAGCTCTGGCTCTCCAAAACCCTCGACGAGAACTCCCCCGAGCTTCCCGTTTTTTGTGAAGATACCGTTCTCGTTCACTTTAACATCCACACCGAAGTTTTTGATTGCCCCTGCGACTTCCTCCATAATCCTCAGCCTCAGGTCGGAGAGGTCTTCCATCGGAATACCTGGTGATAGCGCGAGTGAGAAGTAGAGACCACCGGGCATGGAAAGCCAGCTTCTCCCGAGCCTGCCCCGGCCAGAAGTCTGCTCACCAGCGATCACAAAGGTTCTAAGGGTTCCCCTCTCAGCGAGTGCTCTGGCAACTTCCATCGTTGAGGAAACCGCGTGAAAATAGATGGCTTTAACCTCAAGTTCCCAGGGACATGGGATTTTCGCTTCCTTCTCCAGGCAGTACCCCTTCCCAGTCGCTCTTATCGAGTATCCAAGGGAGTTTAGCTCCTTGATATGTTTCCAGACTGCCACACGAGAAATTCCCAGCTTTCTTGCGAGCTCCGTTCCGCTGGCCGGGCCTTTTCTAAGCCTCCTGAGAATAAACCTTTTTGTCTCGCTTTCCCTTAAAGCGCCGCGTAGATGAACTTTCATGTGCGTTCGTTAACCAAATTATTTTTAACGTTTACTCGCTTCCCGGTGTGGTGGTTGAATGAGACCAAGAGACATCGGCTTAATTTCCACTTTCACAGCGTTTACAGCCTTAGGTGCCCAGGTTGCGATACCAATTGGCCCTGTTCCGATAACCCTGCAGGTGCTCTTCGTTCTTCTCTCAGGCCTCGTTCTTGGGGCACGGCTCGGTTTTCTGAGTCAGACGCTCTACCTCCTACTCGGGCTGCTTGGCTTTCCAGTCTTCGCCCACCTAGGTTCTGGTTTTGCCGTTCTCTACGGCCCGACTGGAGGTTACCTCCTAGCGTTTCCCCTCGCTTCCTTCCTAGCCGGCATGATGTCAGGAAGGGGAAAAGCCATCGAAATGGCCGGGGCTCTGCTTGCGATAGGTGCAATCTATCTCCTCGGTTGGGCAAGGCTCTCGCTTCTAATCGGCCCTGAGAAGGCCTTCTACCTCGGCGTCCTGCCCTTCGTAGGTGTTGACGTTGCTAAAGCGGTTGTAGCGGTTCTTGTGGCGAATGCCGTTAGGGAGGCCCTACCGGAGGGCAGGTTTTAAAACCTCCATCTCCAACTCTTTCTCAGGTGGGGGACATGACGCTCAGGGCGCACCACGTCAGGCTTACAACATTCATTCAGGCCACAGAGGATGAGGACAAAGTTCTTGAGGCGATAGGAACCTTCATTCCCGAGGATATAGACGATGAGGACGTTTACTTCGAGGTTCTCGAAACTGAAGGCTTCTTCGGTAACCCGATTAAGGTCGTGAACGTTGAGATAAAGAGGAGTAAAGCCGTGAGAGCGTTCCTCAGGCACTTCAAGGAGCTCCTCGACGAGAGCGCAAGGCGCTACATTCTGGAAAACCTCGACGAGAAGGTGGATGAGGAAGGAACACTCTACGTCCGCTTCAATAAGCAGAAGGCCTACCTCGGTGAGGTAGAGGTTGACGAGGGAGGCGACACGATTCAGGTCAAGATCAAAGTCAAAGCCTTCCCGATGAGGAAAGAGGCCGTCGTGAAGGCCGTGAGGGAGTGGCTGGAGGAGAAGGAATGAGCGAGAGGGAATACTTCGTCGAGATGGACGTCAGGAGCGTGGAGGCCTACGAGCTAGCTAAGGAGTGGTTCGACGAGGTAGTCTTCACCAAAAAGCTCATCCTCGATACCGAGCCAGACTGGGACTCGCTGAAGGAGGAGCTTCGGGAGCTGAGGAGGACCTACGGGAAGGTCGCGGTTCTGCTCGTAACGAGAAAGCCGAGCCTGATACGGACCTTTAAAGCGAGAAACCTAAAGGCCCTGCTCTACGTTCAGGGAGGCGACATGAGGGTCAACAGGATGGCCATCGAGGCAAAGGTTGACGCGCTGATAAGTCCCTGGCTCGGGAGGAAGGATTACGGCTTCGACCACACCCTTGCTGGAATGGCGGGCAGGAGGGGCGTTGCAATCGGCTTCTCGCTCTCACCGCTCTTAAGGGCGAACCCCTACGAGAGGGCCTTAACGCTCCGCTTCATGGCCAAGGTCTGGGAGCTAGTAAGGAAGTATCGCGTCCCTCGCTTCATCACAAGCTCCGCCGAAAGTAAATGGGAGGTTCGCGGGCCGAGGGACTTGATGAGCCTCGGGATAAACATCGGGATGGAGATTCCAGAGGCGAGGGCAAGCCTGAACTTCCACCCGCGCTCACTTCTCTCGCGCCTTTGATGCTTTTTGACCAATCTTAGCATTCTGTCAGTTGTCCACATAAGTTGTTGTATTCCCCACAGATTTCCAAATTTACAGGTATTTTTAGCGAAATTTTGTCACTTAGATGAGCTTTCTTTCGAAAGGCTTATATTCATCAAAAGGTGCGCTAAAGCGGGTGGTCACCCATCGGTGGTCGAGAAACTCTCAGTTGTCAAGTTCGGTGGAAGCTCGGTAAGGGACTCGTTCTGGAGTGCACTAGAGCTGGTTGACTACCTACTCGAGGGAAGCAGGTTAGTGGTTGTCGTTTCTGCCCTCAGGGGCGTCACGGAGAAGCTTTTAGAGCTCTCGGAGCGGCCAGAGTGGGAACTCTTTGAGAGCATTGCCTTGGAGCACTCGAGAATAGCCGATAAGCTCGGTGCAGAGGTAAAGCCCCTGCTCGACGAACTCGAAAAAGCCATCAAGGAGAACCGCCACGATCCCGAGTGGAAGGACTACATCCTCTCCTTCGGGGAGAGATTCTCCGCGGTTCTCTTCGCCAAGGCCCTTGAAAACGAGGGCATTCCAACGATTCCCATAGACGCGAGGGAAATCCTAACCCTTCGCGGGAGCTTTGGGAACGCGGAAATAGATTTTTCAGCCAGCCTGCCCCGCGTTCGGAAACTCGGAGAGCTGGCAGAAAAAGCGGTTCCAGTAGTTACAGGCTTCATAGGAAACCTCAACGGAAAAACGGCAACCCTCGGCAGGGGTGGCAGTGATTACACGGCCTCGGCCCTCGGAGCGATGCTCGATGCGAAGGGCGTTCTCATAATGAGCGACGTGAAGGGGATATACACCGCCGACCCGAGGCTCGTTCCGGAAGCCAGGCTGATACACTTCCTATCGCGCGAGAGGGCCCTTTTGGCGGCGAAGCTCGGGATGAAGGCACTCCACCCAAGAACCATCGAACCCCTCGGAAGTATTCCGCTGATACTCGGCAGAACCGAGGACTGGCGCCTTGGAACCCTTGTGTCAGACTTCGGCGACGACTGGCCGATAATTGTCCACCGGGTCGAGGGAGAGAGGGCGAGGATATCAATTGTAGGTGTTGAAGAGCTTCCCGGCTGGAAGGGAGTGAAGGGGAACGGGTACTTCTCAATAGCGGTCGAGAGGGAGGAGCTCGTGCCGGCTTTGAGGGAGATACACGGGGTGGTCTTCGATGAAGATCCGCGTTCATGCCACCATAGCGAACTTTGGGCCCGGGTTTGACGTCTTCGGCGTCGGCATAGGCGAGCCCTACGACGAGCTGTCCTTCAGGGAATCGAGCGAGTGGGAGATACGCGTGAAGGGGCACGACGTGCCAGCCGATGTGCGAAACACGGCGGTCGTTGCGGCCAGAGCTCTCGCCGAGATGGCTGGGGAAGAGGTTGCGCTGAGGATGAAGCTGAGGAAGGGGATAAGGCCGAGGAGCGGGCTCGGCAGTTCGGGCGCTTCATCCCTCGCGGGGGCGCTCGCGATGGCGAGGGTTCTCGGGGTTGAGGATGAGAGGCTAATACTCCGGGCCGCGATGGAGGGCGAGAGGGCCGCTTCCGGCAGTGCTCACGGCGACAACGTTGTTCCTGCCTACTACGGAGACTTCACTATCCTAGAGTCCTACGAGCCCCTGAGGGTCCGGAGGATCCCGGTGGACTTTGATGTTGTTGCCGTTTTACCAGCCGTCGAGATTCCAACGAGCGAGGCGAGGCGCGTCCTCCCGCCAAAGATACCGCTGAAAGACGCCGTCAGAAACATCGCGCTCGCATCTTCCCTGGTTCTCGCGCTGAAGGAAAACGACCTTAAGGCAGTCGGAAGGCTCCTCGACGACAGAATAGCCCTGCCTTACAGGAAGAGGCTCATGCCCTGGTACGATAGGGCAAGAAAGGCCGCCCTTGAGGCGGGCGCTTACGGCTTTTCGGTTTCCGGCTCGGGTCCGGCCGTGTTTGCGGTGGGTGGGGACGTGGCTCAAATAGGGAAGGCCGTTGCGGAGGCCTTCGAGGGGTTCGGAATCGAGGTTGATGTCTACGTCACAAAAGCCGGAAGGGGTGCCTTATGGTTTTGAGGTGTATCGAATGCGGTAGGGAATACGATGAAAACGAGCTCCGCTATAGATGCGACTGCGGTGGCCTACTTGAGGTTGTTACCGACCTTGAGAGGGCCGAGGACGTTTTCGATGGAAAGAACGTGACGCTGTGGAAGTACGAGAGCTGGCTTCCCGTGAGGAAGAGGGTTTCGCTGAACGAGGGTGGAACGCCCCTCTACAGGCTCAGCAACCTCGAGAGGGAACTCGGCGTTGAGCTCTACGCCAAGAACGAGGGAGCCAACCCAACAGGCTCCTTCAAGGACAGGGGCATGACGGTTGGAGTATCCAAGGCCCTCGAACTCGGCATGGACAAGGTGATATGCGCTTCAACGGGCAACACTTCGGCTTCCCTCGCGGCCTACGCGGCCAAGGCGGGAATAAAGGCCTACGTCTTGGTGCCGAGCGGTAAGATAGCCCTCGGAAAGCTTGCGCAGGCGATAATCTACGGGGCGAGGGTCGTTCCAGTTAAGGGCAACTTTGACGACGCCCTCAGGGTCGTTGTTGAGGCGAGCGCAAAGCTCGGCGTCTACATGCTCAACTCGATAAATCCATTCCGCCTCGAGGGTCAGAAGACGATAGCGCTCGAAATCTACGACCAGCTCGGCTTCGTGCCGGACAACGTCGTCCTTCCGGTTGGAAACGCGGGAAACATCTCGGCGATATGGAAGGGCTTCAAGGAGCTCTACGAGAAGGGGATAACCGATGAGCTCCCCCGCATGATAGGGATACAGGCCGAGGGCGCGGCACCGCTCGCGAGGGCCTGGAAGGCCAAAAAGCCGTTCGAGCCCGTTGAAAACCCCGAGACGGTTGCCACCGCCATAAGGATAGGCAACCCCGCCAACTGGCCCAAGGCCTGGCGCGCGGTTGAGGAATCTGGGGGCCTCTTTGAGAGCGTGAGCGACGGGGAGATACTTAGGGCTCAGGAACTGCTCGCGAGCAGGGAGGGCCTCTTCGTCGAGCCCGCCTCCGCGGCTCCCCTGGCGGGCCTCATGAAGCTCCTCGAAAGCGGGGAGCTTGACAGGGGCGAAAGCTACGTCCTCGTAACGACGGGGCACG
Encoded proteins:
- a CDS encoding PrsW family intramembrane metalloprotease, whose amino-acid sequence is MNVVASIVFFAYVPALILLWYFYHEDKLEPEPKRYVLMTFLLGATLSVVVAFVVEALLTPRWGYANYILPASAFYMALVAGVVEEPSKALAILYPFRAGQMDGIMDGLVYGVAAGLGFAATENFLYGLGYGLPTTIFRAFLTPLAHGTWSAIVGVGYGLVSEGKADSVGSFLLTAMFLHFLWDYFAFMSSAVPAYNILLIFLLLLNLAILRYFLMLGRAEDEQKRWYYALKGMWRW
- a CDS encoding 50S ribosomal protein L15e, translating into MGMYKYIREAWKSPKKSYVGELLKKRMIKWRREPVVVRIERPTRLDRARSLGYQAKQGYVVVRVRVRRGGRKRPRWKGGRKPSKMGMVKYSPKKSLQWIAEEKAARKFPNLEVLNSYWVGEDGMYKWFEVIMVDPHHPVIKSDPKIAWITGKAHKGRVFRGLTSAGKKGRGLRNKGKGAEKVRPSVRANKGKTK
- a CDS encoding energy-coupling factor transporter transmembrane component T family protein, with the translated sequence MRDIDELDARVKIIATLIVGISLLHASRGLALFMAFILTIPLMQRKAFTPGFLTFSLVGLLGGVDYFLRLLALMELGLLFSETMDAGELTGALLNLRLPSDVALSAGLVVNGLQNLERLYREISEAQASRGVKGSFTSLKARIVPLLIGTVLLGTELGEAIEARGYQGDLRLPYRGKFGLEEALILAGSVLLLAVNLI
- a CDS encoding energy-coupling factor ABC transporter ATP-binding protein; its protein translation is MILVESIHHSRNGKEVLRGVNMSLDRGEVLALLGPNGAGKTTLAKHLNGLLKPTKGRVLVDGIDTRKSSVAELSRKVGYVFQRLERMFFTGRVFDEVAFGPGSLGMDENEVKERVEWALSLVGLKGYENRKPLSLSGGEMRKLAIACVLAMGTDYVILDEPTSDLDGRGFKAVVELVKRLRAEGKGVLLITHDVELALEVSDRVVVLFNGRIAFEGKPEGLLNLNLWEYGLRETRWIELMRRSLIEGH
- a CDS encoding biotin--[acetyl-CoA-carboxylase] ligase, with translation MKVHLRGALRESETKRFILRRLRKGPASGTELARKLGISRVAVWKHIKELNSLGYSIRATGKGYCLEKEAKIPCPWELEVKAIYFHAVSSTMEVARALAERGTLRTFVIAGEQTSGRGRLGRSWLSMPGGLYFSLALSPGIPMEDLSDLRLRIMEEVAGAIKNFGVDVKVNENGIFTKNGKLGGVLVEGFGEPELARFAVVGVGVNVNNPVPRGGTSLSLELGKRVSLLRVAKAVIEGVSYDTC
- a CDS encoding biotin transporter BioY translates to MRPRDIGLISTFTAFTALGAQVAIPIGPVPITLQVLFVLLSGLVLGARLGFLSQTLYLLLGLLGFPVFAHLGSGFAVLYGPTGGYLLAFPLASFLAGMMSGRGKAIEMAGALLAIGAIYLLGWARLSLLIGPEKAFYLGVLPFVGVDVAKAVVAVLVANAVREALPEGRF
- a CDS encoding RNA-binding protein, with product MTLRAHHVRLTTFIQATEDEDKVLEAIGTFIPEDIDDEDVYFEVLETEGFFGNPIKVVNVEIKRSKAVRAFLRHFKELLDESARRYILENLDEKVDEEGTLYVRFNKQKAYLGEVEVDEGGDTIQVKIKVKAFPMRKEAVVKAVREWLEEKE
- a CDS encoding Ribonuclease P protein component 3; amino-acid sequence: MSEREYFVEMDVRSVEAYELAKEWFDEVVFTKKLILDTEPDWDSLKEELRELRRTYGKVAVLLVTRKPSLIRTFKARNLKALLYVQGGDMRVNRMAIEAKVDALISPWLGRKDYGFDHTLAGMAGRRGVAIGFSLSPLLRANPYERALTLRFMAKVWELVRKYRVPRFITSSAESKWEVRGPRDLMSLGINIGMEIPEARASLNFHPRSLLSRL
- a CDS encoding aspartate kinase, which encodes MVEKLSVVKFGGSSVRDSFWSALELVDYLLEGSRLVVVVSALRGVTEKLLELSERPEWELFESIALEHSRIADKLGAEVKPLLDELEKAIKENRHDPEWKDYILSFGERFSAVLFAKALENEGIPTIPIDAREILTLRGSFGNAEIDFSASLPRVRKLGELAEKAVPVVTGFIGNLNGKTATLGRGGSDYTASALGAMLDAKGVLIMSDVKGIYTADPRLVPEARLIHFLSRERALLAAKLGMKALHPRTIEPLGSIPLILGRTEDWRLGTLVSDFGDDWPIIVHRVEGERARISIVGVEELPGWKGVKGNGYFSIAVEREELVPALREIHGVVFDEDPRSCHHSELWARV
- a CDS encoding homoserine kinase → MKIRVHATIANFGPGFDVFGVGIGEPYDELSFRESSEWEIRVKGHDVPADVRNTAVVAARALAEMAGEEVALRMKLRKGIRPRSGLGSSGASSLAGALAMARVLGVEDERLILRAAMEGERAASGSAHGDNVVPAYYGDFTILESYEPLRVRRIPVDFDVVAVLPAVEIPTSEARRVLPPKIPLKDAVRNIALASSLVLALKENDLKAVGRLLDDRIALPYRKRLMPWYDRARKAALEAGAYGFSVSGSGPAVFAVGGDVAQIGKAVAEAFEGFGIEVDVYVTKAGRGALWF
- the thrC gene encoding threonine synthase, giving the protein MVLRCIECGREYDENELRYRCDCGGLLEVVTDLERAEDVFDGKNVTLWKYESWLPVRKRVSLNEGGTPLYRLSNLERELGVELYAKNEGANPTGSFKDRGMTVGVSKALELGMDKVICASTGNTSASLAAYAAKAGIKAYVLVPSGKIALGKLAQAIIYGARVVPVKGNFDDALRVVVEASAKLGVYMLNSINPFRLEGQKTIALEIYDQLGFVPDNVVLPVGNAGNISAIWKGFKELYEKGITDELPRMIGIQAEGAAPLARAWKAKKPFEPVENPETVATAIRIGNPANWPKAWRAVEESGGLFESVSDGEILRAQELLASREGLFVEPASAAPLAGLMKLLESGELDRGESYVLVTTGHGLKDPNVVVNRFTLPKPIEPTLEAFREVMK